GTGCCACAGGATGGCTGGGTTTATTTGTTTGGCGTTTTTGGAGCAACCGGATATGGCGGCGGATGGGATGGATCGGGCCGCACGATGTGGCCGGTTATCCCTACTTGCTGGGGGTAATGGCCCTGGTTGGGATATTGACCATGCCTTTAATCAACGGTGTTTCGCGCTTTGCTGAAAGTCAGGCTGATGATTTTGCCCTGGCCGTCAGCCAAAAACCCGCCGCCGCTGCCGCCATGTTTGAACGCCTGGCGCGAGAGAATCTGGCAATGGTGGAGGTGCCTACGTGGGAGAAGATCATGTTTTACACCCATCCCCCCCTGGCCGAACGAATAGAAAAGGCAAAACTCAAACTGAACCCATAAATCGTCAAATATCAGTAAAATCAATCAGAAACCGCAACCATTTCTGCGCCGGTGACCCGCACCAACTCAGCCGGCGTCAGGCGCAGCATAGCGTCAATAGCTCCTCCCCCGCCAAAAATTACTTCAAACCCCGTCAGCGCCGGGTCTACCAACGTGCGCAGCTTTTGCCGGTGACCAAAGGGCGGCATACTGCCCACCACGTAGCCGGTGATAGCCAATGCCTGTTCAGCGCCGGCAAATTTAACCTGTTTCTTCCCTACCCCCAAATAAGCCGCAATTTTACGTTGATCCACTTTGGCCAGGCCGTTGTTTATCACCAG
This Anaerolineae bacterium DNA region includes the following protein-coding sequences:
- a CDS encoding M48 family metalloprotease produces the protein MIAHEMGHWVYRHVLLGTLAACATGWLGLFVWRFWSNRIWRRMGWIGPHDVAGYPYLLGVMALVGILTMPLINGVSRFAESQADDFALAVSQKPAAAAAMFERLARENLAMVEVPTWEKIMFYTHPPLAERIEKAKLKLNP
- a CDS encoding YbaK/EbsC family protein, giving the protein MPSPPLTNTNLQHFIDAHQIQATILPMNQHTPTVPDAARALGVAPEQIIKSLVFLVKEEPLLVINNGLAKVDQRKIAAYLGVGKKQVKFAGAEQALAITGYVVGSMPPFGHRQKLRTLVDPALTGFEVIFGGGGAIDAMLRLTPAELVRVTGAEMVAVSD